The Asticcacaulis sp. MM231 genomic interval ATGGGAATGGACAGCCCATTGACCAGGTGCAGAATCGCGATCGTAACGATGAAGGCCAAAAAGAACCAGTTGGCGACGTAGATATGCTTTTCCTTGCGCAGGGTCAGGGTCATCAGGAAGTTGATGAGGTACACGACCCACACGACGGTCAGCCACAGATCGGCGTACCACTCAGGCTCGGCGTATTCTTTGCCCTGGGTAACGCCAAAAAGATAACCGAGCCCCGCCATCAGGATGAAGGCCTGATAGCCCCAGAAGTGGAACCAGGCCATCTTGGTCGAGAACAGGCGAGTGTGACAGGTACGCTGAACGACATGGTAGGAGGTTGCAAACAGGATATTGCCGCCAAACGCAAAAATCACGGCCGAGGTATGCAAGGGGCGCAACCGGCCGAAATTGAGGTAAGGGCCAATATTGAAAACGGGAAACGCCAGTTGCAAAGCCAGCAGCAAACCGACGGCAAAGCCCGCGATCGCCCAGAACATGGCGGCGATGGTAAAGTATTTTATAACCAGCTCTTCATAACGCGGCGCCGCCCGCAAAGGCGGAGGCGCCACCGTTGGCACCGGCGTATCTGGGGTCAGGGTTTGCACGCTAGTTTCGCTCCTTGTTTCACGCCTTCAGCCGACCGCCAGGGCCAGTAGAACAACGCCATTTATACCAAGAGCCGCCAGGGTCAGGCCGTCCTGAAGTCTGGGGCTCGATTTCAAAAGATTTCCGGAGGCAAAACTCAAGCCGATCAGGGCCGGCATGGTGCCAAGACCAAAGAGCGCCATACCGAGGCCACCGGTGACAGGACTGGCCGTGCTGGCCGCCGCCAGAAGGGCGGCAAACACCATCGGGCACGGCAAAAAACCGAGTGAAACACCCAGGCCGTAACGCTTCAGACCGCCGGTCATCGTGGAGAGACGGCGCAACACACCCAGCGTGCAGCCGTTTGTCAGGCGCTGAAAAGGCAGGCGAAGCGGCACCACGATGCCCAAGCGTCGCAACAGGCGATCGGCGAA includes:
- a CDS encoding sulfite exporter TauE/SafE family protein, with amino-acid sequence MGEAFWGQICGEINASERPILLALFLAGLGGSVTHCLTMCSGFVLGQAGAVAYKGRLARLLLPYHAGRITTYMALGIVAGASAHLVSAWQGFPVLRHFMLGLVATAFLTMFADRLLRRLGIVVPLRLPFQRLTNGCTLGVLRRLSTMTGGLKRYGLGVSLGFLPCPMVFAALLAAASTASPVTGGLGMALFGLGTMPALIGLSFASGNLLKSSPRLQDGLTLAALGINGVVLLALAVG